One window of Ziziphus jujuba cultivar Dongzao chromosome 5, ASM3175591v1 genomic DNA carries:
- the LOC107420030 gene encoding omega-amidase, chloroplastic isoform X1, whose protein sequence is MKAAISSFVSSKNLNLQHSTSALSRSTLFHPNSNAISRRPSIPTSIPTKTHTRFGLTKKSHIHTTSFSSIMASSYNPEQARSPPAIPLPTPPVTKFKIGLCQLSVTADKERNIAHARKAIEEAAGKGAQLVLLPEIWNSPYSNDSFPVYAEDIDAGADASPSTAMLSEVSRLLKITIVGGSIPERSGDRLYNTCCVFGTDGKLKAKHRKIHLFDIDIPGKITFIESKTLTAGQSPTIVDTDVGCIGIGICYDIRFQELAMIYASRGAHLLCYPGAFNMTTGPLHWELLQRARAVDNQLYVATCSPARDAGAGYVAWGHSTLVGPFGEVLATTEHEETIIIAEIDYSILELRRTNLPLQKQRRGDLYQLVDIQRLNSQ, encoded by the exons ATGAAAGCAGCAATATCATCATTTGTCAGCTCCAAGAATCTCAATCTGCAACATTCCACCTCTGCTCTCTCTCGCTCCACTCTCTTTCACCCAAATTCCAACGCCATCTCTCGTCGACCTTCAATCCCCACCTCCATACCCACAAAAACCCATACCCGTTTCGGTTTGACCAAAAAATCCCATATCCATACTACCAGTTTCTCTTCGATTATGGCTTCCTCTTACAACCCCGAGCAGGCCAGGTCACCACCTGCTATTCCCTTGCCCACCCCACCTGTCACGAAG TTTAAGATCGGGCTTTGCCAATTATCCGTGACCGCGGATAAGGAAAGGAACATTGCTCATGCTCGCAAAGCCATTGAAGAGGCTGCTGGAAAGGGTGCTCAGCTTGTTCTTCTGCCT GAAATATGGAATAGTCCATATTCAAATGATAGCTTCCCTGTTTATGCTGAGGACATTGATGCGGGTGCTGATGCATCTCCTTCAACAGCCATGCTCTCTGAAGTTTCTCGTCTTCTTAAGATTACCATAGTTGGGGGATCTATACCGGAACGTTCTGGCGATCGGTTGTACAATACTTGTTGTGTGTTTGGTACTGATGGAAAGCTGAAAGCTAAGCACAGGAAG ATACACCTTTTTGATATTGACATTCCTGGAAAGATTACCTTTATTGAATCAAAGACTCTGACAGCAGGCCAGAGTCCTACAATTGTGGACACAG ATGTTGGGTGTATTGGTATAGGTATCTGTTATGATATTCGGTTTCAGGAACTGGCAATGATTTATGCATCAAGAg GTGCTCACTTGCTATGCTATCCTGGGGCTTTTAACATGACTACTGGACCATTGCATTGGGAGCTATTGCAGAGAGCAAG GGCTGTGGATAATCAG TTATACGTAGCAACTTGCTCACCTGCTCGAGATGCTGGAGCTGGTTATGTGGCTTGGGGCCACTCCACCCTTGTTGGACCG TTTGGAGAAGTACTGGCTACTACAGAACATGAAGAGACAATAATCATTGCGGAGATTGATTATTCAATTCTTGAGCTTAGAAG GACCAACCTCCCCCTACAGAAGCAACGGCGTGGTGATCTCTACCAGTTGGTAGATATTCAGAGGTTGAATTCTCAATGA
- the LOC112491998 gene encoding uncharacterized protein LOC112491998, producing the protein MADQSGFMVPHHYSYDGPYNDDILSLMDDNIPFLADLPVPLDGPSINPHSMPAFNDIGIQQVEHPSDWNFPNEFNSGGGVGGGSEAGPSKVRCEMGNPNLPDNNLETPNPSDAYNYTKPLSIWPVPPVPFNCSCCQVLREIIHVHGDKIMKLEIHGRLGMICHAVFQNQSVDVNSSGNNRWEMFDFCKKSIEDVKHFLVQYCIQRKLEGYTMQQDPLSFFYEAVCVGLEWDEITNIDDLILTSPVNSGVARMQQPEEAGQPEVGIEAERNPRSLAEQRQRTGRLTLMDLKEYLHLPIEEAARRMNVCPTVVKKICRRNGLTRWPHRKIKSIRKQISNLLPSLHSEDARTRINAQTEINRLQQQVTNICAGVSIALL; encoded by the exons ATGGCAGATCAATCAGGGTTTATGGTACCGCACCATTACTCTTATGATGGTCCATATAACGATGACATTCTTAGTCTTATGGATGATAATATTCCATTCCTTGCGGATTTACCAGTACCGTTGGATGGACCCTCAATCAATCCCCATTCAATGCCTGCGTTTAACGATATTGGAATCCAACAAGTTGAACATCCATCGGATTGGAATTTTCCTAATGAGTTTAATAGTGGTGGTGGTGTTGGTGGGGGCTCGGAGGCAGGTCCTTCGAAAGTTCGTTGTGAAATGGGTAATCCAAATCTACCGGACAATAACTTGGAAACACCAAATCCTAGTGATGCCTATAATTATACAAAGCCACTTTCTATTTGGCCCGTACCACCGGTCCCATTTAATTGTAGTTGTTGCCAGGTCCTCAGGGAAATCATTCACGTACATG gtGACAAAATCATGAAACTTGAGATTCATGGAAGGCTGGGTATGATCTGCCATGCTGTATTTCAGAATCAAAGCGTGGATGTGAATTCTTCAGGAAATAATCGATGGGAAATGTTTGA TTTTTGCAAGAAAAGCATAGAAGACGTGAAACATTTTCTTGTACAGTACTGCATACAAAGAAAACTAGAAGGCTACACTATGCAGCAAGACCCATTGTCATTCTTCTACGAGGCCGTCTGCGTTGGCTTGGAGTGGGATGAGATTACCAATATTGACGACCTCATTTTAACATCCCCAGTGAATTCAG GGGTTGCTAGGATGCAACAACCAGAAGAAGCAGGTCAACCAGAGGTAGGGATTGAGGCAGAGAGGAATCCCAGGTCACTTGCAGAACAG AGGCAGAGAACAGGAAGATTGACATTGATGGATCTCAAGGAGTATCTCCATCTTCCTATTGAAGAGGCTGCTAGGAGGATGAATGTATGTCCAACTGTTGTTAAAAAGATTTGCCGTAGAAATGGATTGACTAGATGGCCTCACAGAAAG ATTAAAAGCATTCGGAAGCAAATATCAAATTTGTTGCCCAGTTTACATTCTGAAGATGCAAGGACCAGGATAAATGCTCAAACTGAAATCAATAGACTCCAACAACAAGTTACCAATATCTGTGCTGGAGTCAgtattgcattattataa
- the LOC107420030 gene encoding omega-amidase, chloroplastic isoform X2, with the protein MKAAISSFVSSKNLNLQHSTSALSRSTLFHPNSNAISRRPSIPTSIPTKTHTRFGLTKKSHIHTTSFSSIMASSYNPEQARSPPAIPLPTPPVTKFKIGLCQLSVTADKERNIAHARKAIEEAAGKGAQLVLLPEIWNSPYSNDSFPVYAEDIDAGADASPSTAMLSEVSRLLKITIVGGSIPERSGDRLYNTCCVFGTDGKLKAKHRKIHLFDIDIPGKITFIESKTLTAGQSPTIVDTGICYDIRFQELAMIYASRGAHLLCYPGAFNMTTGPLHWELLQRARAVDNQLYVATCSPARDAGAGYVAWGHSTLVGPFGEVLATTEHEETIIIAEIDYSILELRRTNLPLQKQRRGDLYQLVDIQRLNSQ; encoded by the exons ATGAAAGCAGCAATATCATCATTTGTCAGCTCCAAGAATCTCAATCTGCAACATTCCACCTCTGCTCTCTCTCGCTCCACTCTCTTTCACCCAAATTCCAACGCCATCTCTCGTCGACCTTCAATCCCCACCTCCATACCCACAAAAACCCATACCCGTTTCGGTTTGACCAAAAAATCCCATATCCATACTACCAGTTTCTCTTCGATTATGGCTTCCTCTTACAACCCCGAGCAGGCCAGGTCACCACCTGCTATTCCCTTGCCCACCCCACCTGTCACGAAG TTTAAGATCGGGCTTTGCCAATTATCCGTGACCGCGGATAAGGAAAGGAACATTGCTCATGCTCGCAAAGCCATTGAAGAGGCTGCTGGAAAGGGTGCTCAGCTTGTTCTTCTGCCT GAAATATGGAATAGTCCATATTCAAATGATAGCTTCCCTGTTTATGCTGAGGACATTGATGCGGGTGCTGATGCATCTCCTTCAACAGCCATGCTCTCTGAAGTTTCTCGTCTTCTTAAGATTACCATAGTTGGGGGATCTATACCGGAACGTTCTGGCGATCGGTTGTACAATACTTGTTGTGTGTTTGGTACTGATGGAAAGCTGAAAGCTAAGCACAGGAAG ATACACCTTTTTGATATTGACATTCCTGGAAAGATTACCTTTATTGAATCAAAGACTCTGACAGCAGGCCAGAGTCCTACAATTGTGGACACAG GTATCTGTTATGATATTCGGTTTCAGGAACTGGCAATGATTTATGCATCAAGAg GTGCTCACTTGCTATGCTATCCTGGGGCTTTTAACATGACTACTGGACCATTGCATTGGGAGCTATTGCAGAGAGCAAG GGCTGTGGATAATCAG TTATACGTAGCAACTTGCTCACCTGCTCGAGATGCTGGAGCTGGTTATGTGGCTTGGGGCCACTCCACCCTTGTTGGACCG TTTGGAGAAGTACTGGCTACTACAGAACATGAAGAGACAATAATCATTGCGGAGATTGATTATTCAATTCTTGAGCTTAGAAG GACCAACCTCCCCCTACAGAAGCAACGGCGTGGTGATCTCTACCAGTTGGTAGATATTCAGAGGTTGAATTCTCAATGA